The following proteins come from a genomic window of Gynuella sunshinyii YC6258:
- a CDS encoding TIGR04211 family SH3 domain-containing protein, producing MTRLLALTGLLLALAMIPMPSYAEDKYVTDVLWVPLRSGAGSQYRIINKGLKSGTKLEVLNYNDDEEWAFVRTSGGVEGWVPDRYLRSTPIAEVQLAIVEKELAALKEKLAKTSNSLENIQTNSEETESQLSKLAKEKEELQSELEHIKNTAANAINLEKRNGELLVENERLKNEVEGAQLQVQSLTSSRESRNWIIGGTIMLVGVVLGLILPRLNSSGRKDGWA from the coding sequence ATGACCAGACTCTTAGCTCTCACCGGATTATTGCTGGCGCTGGCGATGATCCCAATGCCTTCTTACGCAGAAGACAAGTATGTGACGGACGTACTCTGGGTACCGTTACGGTCAGGTGCCGGCAGTCAGTACCGCATCATCAATAAAGGTTTAAAAAGCGGCACCAAACTGGAGGTGCTGAACTACAACGACGACGAAGAATGGGCGTTTGTTCGCACCAGCGGTGGCGTTGAGGGCTGGGTTCCTGATCGTTACCTGAGAAGCACTCCTATTGCAGAAGTGCAGCTGGCGATCGTCGAAAAAGAACTGGCCGCATTAAAAGAGAAGCTGGCCAAGACTTCAAATTCATTGGAAAACATACAAACCAACAGTGAAGAAACCGAGTCTCAGCTCAGCAAACTAGCGAAGGAAAAAGAAGAACTGCAAAGTGAACTTGAACATATCAAGAACACCGCCGCAAATGCGATCAACCTTGAAAAGCGCAACGGTGAACTGCTGGTAGAAAACGAACGTTTAAAAAATGAGGTTGAAGGTGCGCAGCTGCAAGTTCAGTCTCTAACCTCCAGCCGTGAAAGCCGTAACTGGATTATCGGTGGTACTATCATGCTGGTTGGCGTAGTACTTGGGTTGATACTGCCACGGCTGAATTCCAGTGGCCGTAAAGACGGTTGGGCTTGA
- a CDS encoding segregation and condensation protein A: protein MTELESQSPETVEESGVGLTEAREMARQLQQEMPFAVVSGKTMTQLPLDLYIPPDALEVFLDAFEGPLDLLLYLIKKQNLDVLEINVFEITRQYMEYVELMRSLNLELAADYLVMAAMLAEIKSRILLPRNTEEGEEDEEDPRAELIRRLQEYEQFKQAAEDLDQVYREGRDFFTRESSRSDHNTQVVYQDIEMRELVLAFREILLRADMFIDHQISRETLSTRERMSEVLDRLRDRAFVPFVSLFKPAEGKLGVVVTFLAVMELCKEGLVELLQHEIFGPIHVKAKTDAITENESGEYEQSE, encoded by the coding sequence ATGACAGAATTGGAATCGCAAAGTCCCGAGACAGTGGAAGAAAGCGGAGTCGGCCTGACAGAAGCCCGGGAGATGGCCCGCCAGCTTCAGCAGGAGATGCCGTTTGCGGTTGTTTCCGGCAAAACCATGACGCAGTTGCCACTGGATCTTTATATTCCTCCTGATGCTTTGGAAGTATTTCTGGATGCTTTTGAGGGTCCGTTGGATTTGTTGCTGTATCTGATCAAGAAACAAAACCTCGATGTACTAGAGATCAATGTGTTTGAGATTACCCGTCAGTACATGGAGTACGTGGAACTGATGCGGTCTCTGAATCTTGAGTTGGCCGCTGATTATCTGGTAATGGCAGCCATGCTGGCAGAGATTAAGTCCCGAATATTGCTACCCCGGAATACGGAAGAGGGGGAGGAAGACGAAGAGGATCCAAGAGCTGAGCTCATTCGTCGGTTGCAGGAATATGAGCAATTCAAGCAGGCGGCTGAAGATCTGGATCAGGTATATCGTGAAGGCCGCGACTTTTTTACCCGGGAGAGTTCCCGTTCCGATCACAACACCCAGGTGGTATATCAGGATATAGAAATGCGTGAGCTGGTGTTGGCATTCCGGGAAATATTGCTGCGTGCAGACATGTTTATCGACCATCAGATTTCGCGTGAAACCCTGTCCACTCGTGAACGGATGTCTGAAGTACTTGACCGTTTGCGAGATCGTGCCTTTGTGCCTTTTGTCAGCCTGTTTAAGCCAGCCGAAGGCAAGCTTGGAGTGGTTGTGACATTTCTAGCAGTTATGGAGCTGTGTAAAGAAGGTCTGGTAGAACTGTTGCAGCATGAAATTTTTGGTCCCATCCATGTGAAAGCGAAAACTGACGCGATCACAGAAAATGAATCCGGTGAATATGAACAATCCGAATAA
- the scpB gene encoding SMC-Scp complex subunit ScpB translates to MNNPNNPQNHDQSSVNPEPATDQTGLQTEEMQAEEQELSELAALDGQELFADVMPETSDLDELALLDGVDLEAPESDVDIADELAALQAMDGLSAEEVTAEEILTVPAKDIEPEVDQTEELIDEQSLSEQDWQGYTPEYLTPILEAAVFAHGKPLSLERMLTLFDAEQLPSRKCLQFCLQQLAIEYRERGVNLVEVKSGWRFQTNVRTGEYVQRLWDERPQRYTRATLETLALIAYRQPITRGEIEDVRGVSVSTQIVKSLQERDWIRVVGHRDVPGRPAMYATTREFLDYFGLKSLTELPSLSEIKDLDDINPELDLAGDESDADETSDFDKAVNEMKAAAAVSEEQSYIDQELSNELAAMDSVNMAFEQMLAAQRASLKEDEESAEDVDTEQETSIESKTMAEADVVPEQAESILPDDETMSFQPDPPVMDAENLSEDEKIAIIQAKLAAQAKLLAEAEEQQDDNETED, encoded by the coding sequence ATGAACAATCCGAATAATCCTCAAAATCATGATCAATCCTCTGTGAATCCAGAGCCGGCAACAGATCAGACCGGGCTTCAGACGGAGGAGATGCAGGCTGAAGAACAGGAGTTATCCGAACTGGCGGCTTTGGATGGACAGGAGCTGTTTGCTGATGTCATGCCGGAGACCAGTGATCTGGATGAACTGGCACTGCTGGATGGTGTTGATCTGGAAGCACCGGAATCCGATGTTGATATTGCTGATGAGCTGGCGGCTTTGCAGGCGATGGATGGTTTGTCGGCCGAGGAAGTGACGGCTGAGGAAATCCTTACTGTGCCGGCGAAAGACATAGAGCCAGAAGTGGATCAAACCGAAGAATTGATTGATGAGCAATCTTTATCTGAGCAGGACTGGCAAGGTTATACCCCTGAATATTTGACTCCGATCCTTGAAGCGGCAGTATTTGCGCATGGCAAACCATTGTCCCTGGAGCGTATGCTGACACTGTTCGATGCCGAACAATTGCCTTCCAGAAAATGTTTGCAGTTTTGTTTGCAACAGCTGGCCATTGAATATCGGGAGCGAGGGGTTAACCTGGTTGAAGTGAAATCAGGCTGGCGTTTTCAGACCAATGTACGAACCGGTGAATATGTTCAACGTTTATGGGATGAAAGGCCTCAGCGTTATACCCGTGCCACACTTGAAACCTTAGCGCTGATTGCTTATCGGCAGCCGATTACGCGGGGAGAGATTGAGGATGTCAGAGGCGTGTCTGTCAGTACTCAGATCGTAAAATCATTGCAGGAACGAGACTGGATCAGAGTCGTTGGTCATCGCGATGTTCCTGGTCGTCCGGCCATGTATGCCACGACCCGTGAATTTCTTGATTATTTTGGCCTTAAATCCCTGACCGAATTGCCAAGCCTCTCTGAAATCAAGGATCTCGACGATATTAATCCAGAGTTGGATCTGGCGGGTGATGAGAGTGACGCAGATGAGACCAGTGATTTTGATAAAGCCGTCAATGAAATGAAAGCCGCTGCCGCAGTCAGTGAAGAGCAAAGCTACATTGATCAAGAATTGAGCAACGAACTTGCAGCAATGGATAGCGTAAACATGGCTTTTGAGCAGATGCTTGCTGCTCAGAGAGCTTCGCTGAAGGAAGATGAGGAATCCGCAGAAGATGTTGATACAGAACAAGAAACCAGTATCGAATCAAAAACGATGGCAGAGGCTGATGTGGTCCCTGAGCAGGCAGAATCTATCCTGCCAGATGACGAAACGATGTCTTTTCAGCCCGATCCTCCGGTAATGGATGCCGAAAATCTGAGCGAAGACGAAAAAATAGCAATTATTCAGGCTAAACTGGCAGCACAGGCAAAATTGCTGGCAGAGGCTGAAGAACAACAGGACGATAATGAAACAGAAGACTGA
- the greB gene encoding transcription elongation factor GreB, which yields MSRYRPPSKPGSKYITPEGHERFKDEIRQLWQERAIVTEEVRAAAALGDRSENAEYIYGKKRLREIDGRLRHLGKRLDNINVVHGLPKEQNKVFFGAWVKLMDEDDNELIVRIVGPDEFDTDKQYISMDSPLAQALLKRSLHDEVTVVRPAGTIEYWIESISYCGADEL from the coding sequence ATGAGCCGTTATCGTCCACCCAGTAAACCGGGTTCCAAATACATTACTCCAGAAGGCCATGAGCGTTTTAAGGACGAGATCCGTCAGCTCTGGCAGGAACGCGCCATTGTCACAGAAGAGGTCAGAGCCGCAGCGGCGCTGGGTGACCGCTCTGAGAATGCCGAATACATCTATGGAAAAAAAAGGCTGCGGGAAATCGATGGTCGCCTGCGCCATCTGGGCAAACGACTCGACAACATCAATGTGGTTCACGGCCTCCCCAAAGAACAGAACAAAGTCTTTTTTGGAGCCTGGGTAAAACTGATGGATGAGGACGACAACGAACTGATAGTACGCATTGTCGGACCGGACGAGTTTGATACCGACAAACAATATATCAGTATGGACAGTCCTCTGGCCCAGGCACTATTAAAACGATCACTGCATGATGAAGTCACCGTTGTACGCCCGGCCGGCACGATTGAGTATTGGATAGAATCAATCAGTTACTGTGGCGCAGATGAGCTTTAA
- the mnmC gene encoding bifunctional tRNA (5-methylaminomethyl-2-thiouridine)(34)-methyltransferase MnmD/FAD-dependent 5-carboxymethylaminomethyl-2-thiouridine(34) oxidoreductase MnmC has protein sequence MNSPRILPAQVSWQADLVPVSTVFDDVYFSKAGGIAETEYVFINSNRLSERFAQLKPRQTFVIAETGFGTGLNFLVAASLFTAMQTDGQIPSSCRLHFISAEKHPFLLQDLRQIYQHWPQFQTLCDCLLNAYPHLIPGFHRLDFDTLQLTLMFGEADRMFSKLHGSVDCWFLDGFAPSKNPDMWSDTLFTEIARLSRYQTTFATFTAAGIVRRGLKGRGFEVRKTQGFGHKRDMLTGSFAGLGPQLPDSHPAWFQLPREQQVQRVAIIGAGMAGASCAHALSHRGIACEVFEQHQSIASEASGNAQGALYIKPSWESSYHNRFYSQAFGFANRRYHHLEELEWQPCGVLISGWNDKEKQRQQNFNSQDPYSDFLIRPVDQSDASHHAGIDTTAGLWLSDGGWVHPPSLCQQLLQSARIHLGTQIVTLNLEHDNCWVLSDQQGQRHGPFTQVIFANANAARNFPATANLPVKPIRGQTSAIAVNRDVPLTSVLCAKGYVSPVRNGQLNFGATFNLNDSSTALNESDHQENLKNLFSCFPALKNHLDDTPELTGRVGFRCTTPDYMPIAGPLPDWNYYQAHYGNLNQRRSHWPHPQYLPGLYCNIGHGSRGLTSAPLCGELIAAMICSEPLPIEMDIIDHLHPARFIIKQFKQQP, from the coding sequence GTGAATAGCCCCCGCATCCTGCCTGCCCAGGTCTCCTGGCAGGCTGACCTGGTTCCGGTTTCCACTGTTTTTGACGATGTATACTTTTCCAAGGCCGGCGGAATCGCGGAAACCGAATATGTATTTATCAATAGCAACCGACTGTCTGAGCGCTTTGCCCAACTGAAACCGAGGCAAACCTTTGTAATCGCTGAAACCGGTTTTGGTACAGGTCTGAACTTCCTGGTCGCGGCTTCACTGTTCACCGCCATGCAGACCGACGGGCAGATCCCGAGTTCCTGCCGGTTACACTTCATCAGCGCCGAAAAACATCCTTTTCTGCTTCAGGATCTTCGTCAGATCTATCAACACTGGCCTCAATTCCAGACGCTGTGTGATTGCTTATTAAATGCTTACCCTCATCTGATCCCCGGCTTTCACCGGCTCGACTTTGATACATTACAACTCACGTTGATGTTCGGTGAAGCAGATCGGATGTTTTCCAAGTTGCACGGTAGCGTTGACTGCTGGTTTCTGGATGGTTTTGCACCAAGCAAAAATCCGGATATGTGGAGCGACACTTTATTTACCGAAATCGCCCGCCTGAGCCGCTACCAGACCACCTTTGCTACGTTTACCGCCGCAGGTATCGTCCGCCGGGGGTTGAAAGGCCGGGGCTTCGAAGTCCGGAAAACTCAAGGATTCGGCCATAAACGGGATATGCTGACCGGATCATTTGCCGGCCTGGGGCCACAACTACCAGACAGTCATCCTGCCTGGTTCCAGTTACCCCGTGAACAACAAGTCCAGCGGGTTGCCATCATCGGTGCTGGTATGGCGGGAGCCAGTTGCGCTCATGCACTGAGCCACAGAGGTATTGCCTGTGAGGTATTTGAACAGCATCAAAGCATCGCCAGCGAAGCATCCGGCAATGCCCAGGGAGCACTGTACATCAAACCCTCCTGGGAAAGTTCCTATCACAATCGTTTTTACAGCCAGGCATTTGGATTTGCCAACCGCCGTTACCATCATCTCGAAGAATTGGAATGGCAACCTTGCGGTGTTTTGATCAGTGGCTGGAACGATAAGGAAAAACAGCGGCAACAGAACTTCAACTCCCAGGATCCCTACTCAGATTTCCTGATCAGGCCGGTCGATCAAAGCGACGCCAGTCATCACGCAGGTATCGATACCACCGCCGGATTATGGTTGTCAGATGGGGGCTGGGTACACCCGCCATCGTTATGCCAGCAACTGCTTCAGAGTGCCCGAATACACTTGGGTACTCAAATCGTGACCCTGAATCTGGAACACGACAACTGCTGGGTACTATCCGATCAACAGGGTCAACGTCATGGTCCGTTTACTCAGGTGATCTTTGCCAACGCCAATGCGGCCAGGAACTTTCCGGCTACGGCAAATCTACCCGTCAAACCCATCCGTGGCCAGACCTCCGCCATCGCGGTGAACAGGGATGTCCCACTGACTTCCGTGCTGTGTGCCAAAGGTTATGTATCGCCAGTGCGTAATGGCCAGCTGAATTTTGGAGCGACATTTAATCTCAATGACAGTTCCACCGCACTGAATGAATCCGATCACCAGGAAAACCTGAAGAACTTGTTCTCCTGTTTTCCCGCACTGAAAAACCATCTTGATGATACGCCGGAGCTGACCGGAAGAGTCGGATTTCGATGCACAACACCGGATTACATGCCCATTGCCGGTCCGCTGCCCGACTGGAATTATTATCAAGCGCATTATGGCAACCTGAATCAGCGTCGCAGCCACTGGCCACATCCACAATACCTTCCAGGCCTGTACTGCAACATCGGCCATGGCTCACGTGGACTCACGTCAGCACCATTATGCGGAGAGCTGATCGCCGCCATGATATGTTCAGAACCACTGCCGATAGAAATGGATATCATTGACCATCTGCACCCGGCCCGATTTATCATCAAACAATTCAAACAACAGCCTTAA
- a CDS encoding peptidylprolyl isomerase, with product MFKKYLLIFGLLLSSGSFAANPQAVIETSLGTVTLELYADKAPVTVANFVQYSNDHYYDGLIFHRVISGFMIQGGGFEPGMKQRQTNAPIKNEANNGLSNLRGTIAMARTNDPNSATSQFFINHKDNNFLDYASPAKPGYAVFGKVIDGMDTVDRIARVQTTRVGAYSDVPAETVKIISITIEDSKTE from the coding sequence ATGTTTAAAAAATACTTACTGATTTTCGGACTGTTATTGAGTAGTGGATCTTTTGCGGCCAATCCGCAAGCAGTGATCGAAACCAGTCTTGGCACCGTGACTCTTGAACTTTATGCTGACAAAGCTCCGGTCACGGTTGCCAATTTCGTCCAATACTCCAACGATCATTATTACGATGGTCTGATTTTTCACCGGGTGATTTCCGGCTTCATGATTCAGGGCGGAGGTTTTGAACCTGGCATGAAACAGCGCCAGACCAATGCACCGATCAAAAATGAAGCCAATAATGGCCTGAGCAATTTGCGCGGAACTATCGCCATGGCCCGTACCAATGATCCAAACAGTGCCACCTCCCAATTCTTCATCAATCACAAAGATAATAATTTTCTGGACTACGCCAGTCCCGCCAAACCCGGGTATGCCGTTTTTGGCAAAGTAATTGATGGCATGGACACCGTAGACCGGATCGCCCGGGTCCAAACCACCCGTGTTGGTGCCTACAGCGATGTACCGGCAGAAACCGTCAAAATCATTTCCATCACTATTGAAGACAGCAAGACTGAGTGA
- a CDS encoding PHP domain-containing protein: MIATARQCSNARYLNVDLHCHSIYSDGELTPDQLVERAVEKNVVVLALTDHDTIAGVRELQHAAAGRLQIITGIEFSSVWNGVGIHIVGLNFDLDVIAEATAEQLLARDKRAHVIAERLEKKGFFGAYEGARSYAQNSLGRAHFSRWLVDQGYCRTQAEAFKKWLGAGKVGDVKVQWPEMSQVISWIHDAGGVAVLAHPIKYRMTNRKLAMLVGEFAGYGGDSLEIATAGVDVNQVKMLARIAGQNGLSGSRGSDFHSPRQFWSELGKAPGLPAEVPPVWFGFVNE, encoded by the coding sequence ATGATAGCAACTGCCCGTCAGTGTTCCAATGCCAGATATCTCAATGTTGACCTTCATTGCCATAGTATTTACTCCGATGGTGAACTTACTCCTGATCAGTTGGTGGAACGAGCGGTCGAAAAAAATGTTGTCGTACTGGCACTGACTGATCACGATACTATTGCCGGTGTCAGGGAGCTGCAACATGCGGCCGCTGGGCGTCTGCAGATCATCACTGGTATTGAGTTCAGTAGTGTCTGGAACGGAGTGGGTATTCATATTGTAGGCCTCAACTTTGATCTGGACGTTATTGCTGAAGCGACAGCAGAACAGTTGCTGGCGCGTGATAAGCGGGCGCACGTTATTGCTGAAAGGCTCGAAAAAAAAGGTTTTTTCGGCGCCTACGAAGGTGCCAGATCTTATGCCCAAAACAGTTTGGGCAGGGCTCATTTTAGCCGTTGGCTGGTTGACCAGGGATATTGTCGAACACAGGCTGAAGCATTTAAAAAATGGCTTGGTGCCGGTAAGGTGGGTGATGTCAAAGTACAGTGGCCGGAAATGTCTCAAGTGATCTCGTGGATACATGATGCAGGTGGGGTTGCGGTTCTGGCACACCCGATAAAATATCGTATGACTAATCGTAAGCTCGCCATGCTGGTGGGAGAGTTTGCCGGGTATGGTGGTGACAGTCTTGAGATTGCTACTGCCGGAGTCGATGTCAATCAGGTGAAAATGCTGGCCCGGATTGCCGGCCAAAACGGTTTGTCCGGTTCGAGAGGCAGTGATTTTCACAGCCCCAGGCAATTCTGGTCTGAACTGGGTAAAGCTCCTGGTTTGCCAGCTGAGGTGCCACCAGTGTGGTTTGGTTTTGTTAATGAATAA
- a CDS encoding YciI family protein encodes MFYAIISQDIDNSLEKRKSARPAHLARLEALKSEGRLLIAGPCPAIDSDDPGEAGFTGSVVIAEFDSLEQAKSWADADPYIEAGVYSSVMVKPFKKVLP; translated from the coding sequence ATGTTTTATGCCATTATTTCCCAGGACATTGACAACAGCCTGGAAAAACGTAAATCCGCCCGTCCGGCACATCTGGCCAGACTGGAAGCGTTAAAAAGTGAAGGTCGTCTGCTTATCGCCGGCCCCTGCCCAGCCATCGACAGCGATGATCCGGGTGAAGCAGGATTTACCGGCTCAGTCGTCATCGCAGAGTTTGATAGCCTGGAACAGGCCAAATCATGGGCTGATGCCGACCCGTATATCGAAGCTGGTGTTTACTCCAGCGTCATGGTGAAACCATTTAAAAAAGTCTTACCGTAA
- a CDS encoding L-threonylcarbamoyladenylate synthase — translation MSQYFAIHPDNPQPRLVSQAAEIIRAGGVAAYPTDSGYGLGCQIANKNALERIREIRRIDDKHHLTLVCKDLSELANYSRVDNAAFRMIKNNTPGPYTFILEASKEVPRRLMHPKKKTIGLRIPDHPITQALLAELGEPLMSTSLILPGETEPMVEPWEIRDLLEHQLDLVIDGGYCGIESTTIVSLLDEVPEIIRKGSGDVSPFLF, via the coding sequence ATGAGTCAATATTTTGCAATACATCCGGACAACCCGCAGCCGCGACTGGTTTCTCAGGCTGCCGAGATTATTCGTGCTGGTGGCGTGGCAGCGTATCCGACAGATTCAGGCTATGGACTGGGCTGTCAGATTGCCAACAAGAATGCGCTTGAGCGTATCCGCGAGATTCGCCGCATTGATGATAAACACCATTTGACGTTGGTATGTAAGGATCTGTCTGAGCTGGCCAATTACTCCCGGGTGGATAATGCCGCATTTCGTATGATTAAGAATAATACTCCCGGGCCTTATACTTTCATCCTGGAAGCATCCAAAGAAGTTCCTCGTCGATTGATGCATCCGAAGAAAAAAACCATTGGACTGCGTATCCCCGATCATCCGATCACTCAGGCTTTGCTGGCGGAACTGGGAGAACCATTGATGAGTACCTCATTGATTCTGCCAGGAGAGACTGAGCCGATGGTGGAGCCCTGGGAGATACGGGATTTGCTGGAGCATCAGCTGGATTTGGTAATTGACGGTGGTTACTGTGGTATCGAATCGACTACTATCGTGAGTTTGCTGGATGAGGTTCCTGAGATCATCCGTAAGGGCTCAGGTGATGTATCTCCATTTTTATTCTGA